From one Alicyclobacillus acidocaldarius subsp. acidocaldarius Tc-4-1 genomic stretch:
- a CDS encoding MFS transporter, producing MKHRRWWIGVLIAVGVIVNYLDRSATSMATKPIEGTFHLTAGQMGIVLSAFSWSYALLQIPVGALLDKIGVKWVIRLGMVLWSIACFVTAAATGQGLLLLGRVLLGIGEAPYFPAAVKSVGYWFPVAERARAVSLYDSESKLASAIGAPLLAFAITEWGWRGGFIATGILSVVYVFIYWAMYRDPREDKWLSREELAYIEEGGSQEEGQAEGGLWRNLGHLLRYRKVWGVFIGFAAYAYSFWLFLSWLPGYLEGQMHMSVLKTGWFAAIPWLVGFASELFVAGFLIDWLVRRGRDPLRVRKTVLVVCLLLGLTVIGAAYTRSPGWAVFFISIALGALVCTSSIAMSIPTFIAPKGTVGVLTGFLTFGNNAMGILAPIVTGFIVQATGSFMDAFLCAAVILFIGVLSYAFLLTDLDRIPSRNAQAGASSAAKMPIP from the coding sequence GTGAAACACCGGCGTTGGTGGATCGGCGTGTTGATCGCCGTGGGCGTGATTGTCAACTACTTGGACCGGTCGGCCACTTCGATGGCCACGAAGCCGATTGAGGGCACGTTTCACCTGACGGCTGGCCAGATGGGCATCGTGCTCTCGGCCTTCAGTTGGTCGTATGCGCTGTTGCAAATTCCGGTGGGTGCCTTGCTCGACAAAATTGGCGTCAAATGGGTCATTCGCCTGGGGATGGTGCTGTGGTCCATCGCCTGCTTCGTCACGGCGGCGGCCACGGGGCAGGGGTTGCTCCTGCTGGGGCGCGTGCTGCTTGGCATCGGCGAGGCGCCGTATTTCCCGGCGGCGGTGAAGTCCGTGGGCTACTGGTTCCCCGTCGCGGAGCGCGCGCGGGCGGTGTCCCTGTATGACTCGGAGTCCAAGCTCGCGAGCGCGATTGGCGCGCCGCTCCTGGCGTTTGCCATCACGGAGTGGGGATGGCGCGGCGGCTTCATCGCAACGGGCATTCTGAGCGTCGTTTACGTGTTCATCTACTGGGCCATGTATCGCGATCCGCGCGAAGACAAGTGGCTGTCGCGGGAAGAGTTGGCGTACATCGAGGAGGGCGGATCGCAGGAGGAAGGTCAAGCGGAAGGCGGGCTGTGGCGCAACTTGGGCCATCTGTTGCGCTACCGCAAGGTGTGGGGCGTGTTCATCGGATTTGCGGCGTACGCCTACTCGTTCTGGCTGTTCTTGTCCTGGCTTCCGGGCTATCTGGAGGGCCAGATGCACATGTCGGTCCTGAAGACAGGCTGGTTCGCAGCCATTCCTTGGCTCGTCGGGTTCGCGTCCGAGCTGTTTGTCGCGGGCTTTCTCATCGACTGGCTCGTTCGGCGAGGCAGGGATCCGCTTCGGGTGCGCAAAACCGTGCTCGTGGTGTGCTTGCTCCTCGGGCTCACGGTCATCGGCGCTGCGTACACGCGTTCGCCAGGCTGGGCCGTGTTCTTCATCTCCATCGCGCTCGGCGCCTTGGTCTGCACCTCGTCCATCGCGATGAGCATTCCGACGTTCATCGCGCCCAAGGGCACGGTGGGCGTCCTCACGGGGTTTCTTACGTTTGGCAACAACGCCATGGGCATACTTGCTCCAATTGTAACCGGTTTCATTGTGCAGGCGACGGGATCGTTCATGGATGCGTTCCTCTGCGCGGCCGTGATTCTCTTCATTGGCGTGTTGAGCTACGCGTTCCTGTTGACCGATCTCGACCG
- a CDS encoding proline dehydrogenase family protein, with the protein MEQLMRDTLLWLSRNRHAERWARRFGFRLGAGRFVPGESLEDAVRAVEQLHRRGLAATLDHLGEFVDRAEEARQAADFCVHTLERFADLPYDVYLSVKLTQLGLDIDEDLCMENMYKIVARARDTGRFVRIDMEDYAHNEVTLAIYRKLHAEFGTKHIGTVIQAYLYKSAEDIRALAPLKPNLRLVKGAYKEPPSVAYPEKRDVDENYKRIIDLQLQSGGKTAIATHDEDIIAWAKERVRELRIPDEQWEFQMLYGIRPQLQESLAREGYKVRIYVPFGEDWYGYFMRRLAERPANVGFVLKSLVKA; encoded by the coding sequence ATGGAACAACTCATGCGCGATACACTGCTCTGGTTGTCTCGAAACCGCCATGCGGAGCGGTGGGCGCGCCGCTTCGGCTTCCGGCTCGGGGCGGGACGCTTTGTTCCGGGTGAGTCCCTGGAGGATGCCGTGCGAGCCGTGGAGCAACTGCATCGGCGGGGGCTCGCCGCGACGCTCGACCATCTCGGGGAATTTGTGGATCGCGCCGAGGAGGCTCGCCAGGCTGCGGACTTCTGCGTGCACACGCTCGAGCGATTCGCCGATCTGCCGTACGACGTCTATCTGTCGGTCAAACTCACGCAACTGGGACTCGACATCGATGAAGACCTGTGCATGGAGAACATGTATAAGATCGTCGCGCGGGCGCGCGATACGGGGCGCTTTGTCCGAATCGACATGGAGGACTATGCGCACAACGAGGTGACGCTTGCCATCTATCGCAAACTGCACGCGGAGTTCGGGACGAAGCACATCGGGACTGTGATCCAGGCGTATTTGTACAAGAGCGCCGAGGATATCCGCGCGCTTGCGCCGCTCAAGCCGAATCTCCGCCTGGTCAAGGGAGCGTACAAGGAACCGCCCTCCGTCGCCTATCCGGAGAAGCGGGATGTAGACGAGAATTACAAGCGAATCATTGATCTTCAGTTGCAATCCGGCGGCAAGACCGCCATCGCGACGCACGACGAGGACATCATCGCATGGGCCAAGGAGCGCGTGCGGGAACTTCGGATTCCGGATGAACAGTGGGAGTTTCAGATGCTGTACGGGATTCGCCCGCAGCTTCAGGAGTCGCTCGCCCGCGAGGGCTACAAGGTCCGCATCTATGTGCCGTTCGGCGAGGACTGGTACGGCTACTTCATGCGCCGTCTCGCGGAGCGCCCGGCGAACGTCGGTTTCGTCCTCAAGTCGCTCGTCAAGGCGTAA
- a CDS encoding sugar phosphate isomerase/epimerase family protein: protein MKWSVCTTGMKERSLDDILLLVRSWRRSGVPVDGLELWVGHVEPYAAAGRSALEELASRLTDEGLSVPVISGYTYFSRSPRDRDSDLQDVRRYAEMASALGGAAIRTFFGHLPSRAASPELWDESLAALVEARLIAQSMGSDLLVETHYQTFADSLDSLRSLLHSVPGGDLGLIFDAANFNPDHLDPLEVLREVYPAVRHVHCKNYHWNHEAWYQSVPVSAFDPSGDVDNDRVLRELAARGYQGFVSLEYFGRRGFPALLQSLEEARWRSA, encoded by the coding sequence GTGAAGTGGAGCGTGTGCACCACCGGGATGAAGGAGCGGTCGCTCGACGACATCCTACTGCTCGTCCGCAGCTGGCGGAGGTCCGGCGTCCCCGTGGACGGTCTGGAACTCTGGGTCGGCCATGTGGAGCCCTATGCCGCGGCCGGTCGGTCGGCGCTCGAGGAGCTCGCGTCGAGGCTCACCGACGAGGGTCTCAGCGTGCCGGTCATCAGCGGCTACACCTACTTCTCCCGCAGCCCGCGCGATCGCGACTCGGACCTCCAGGACGTGCGCCGCTACGCCGAGATGGCCTCCGCGCTTGGCGGAGCCGCCATTCGGACGTTCTTCGGGCACCTGCCTTCGCGCGCGGCGAGCCCCGAGCTGTGGGACGAGTCGCTGGCCGCACTGGTCGAAGCGCGCCTCATCGCGCAAAGCATGGGATCGGACCTCCTGGTGGAGACCCATTACCAGACGTTTGCGGACTCCCTCGACAGCCTGCGAAGCCTGCTTCACTCGGTTCCGGGTGGCGATCTCGGCCTGATTTTCGATGCTGCCAACTTCAACCCGGATCACCTCGACCCGCTCGAAGTGCTTCGGGAGGTGTATCCAGCCGTTCGGCACGTGCACTGCAAAAACTATCATTGGAATCATGAGGCGTGGTACCAGAGCGTCCCCGTCTCGGCGTTCGATCCGTCGGGGGACGTGGACAACGACCGCGTGCTGCGGGAACTTGCCGCACGCGGATATCAGGGATTCGTATCGCTCGAGTACTTCGGCCGGCGAGGCTTTCCGGCGCTTCTGCAATCGCTTGAAGAGGCGAGATGGCGGTCGGCGTAA
- the ahpC gene encoding alkyl hydroperoxide reductase subunit C — protein sequence MSLVGKKIQPFKAMAFRNGEFIEVTDQDLLGKWSILCFYPADFSFVCPTELEDLQEHYDELKKLGVEVYSVSTDTHFVHKAWHDVSPSIQKITYTMISDATHEICRNFDVLIEDQGVAERATFLIDPDGVIQAIEITADGIGRDASTLIPKVKAAQYVRNHPGEVCPAKWKEGEKTLKPSLDLVGKI from the coding sequence ATGTCGCTCGTGGGAAAGAAAATTCAACCTTTCAAGGCCATGGCATTCCGCAACGGCGAGTTTATTGAGGTGACGGATCAAGATCTGTTGGGCAAGTGGAGTATCCTGTGCTTCTACCCGGCGGACTTTTCGTTCGTGTGCCCGACGGAGTTGGAGGATCTGCAGGAGCACTATGACGAGCTGAAGAAGCTCGGCGTCGAAGTGTATTCCGTTTCGACGGACACGCACTTCGTGCACAAGGCTTGGCATGACGTGTCGCCGTCCATCCAGAAGATCACCTACACGATGATCAGCGACGCGACGCACGAGATTTGCCGCAACTTCGACGTGCTCATCGAGGATCAGGGAGTCGCGGAGCGCGCCACGTTCCTCATCGATCCGGACGGCGTCATCCAGGCTATCGAGATTACGGCGGACGGGATTGGCCGCGACGCCTCGACGCTGATTCCAAAGGTGAAGGCCGCTCAGTACGTCCGCAATCACCCTGGTGAGGTCTGCCCGGCGAAGTGGAAGGAAGGCGAGAAGACGCTCAAGCCGAGCCTCGATCTCGTCGGCAAGATCTGA
- a CDS encoding Fur family transcriptional regulator: MQAQKDAVQLLKHAGLRVTPQREAILQFLLNYNGHATVDDIYTSLQDRFPSMSVSTVYNTVKQLSQVGLVKEIGVGDGASRFDINVEPHHHLVCTRCGALFDFYLEEPIRLSVPPEAEGFEVEDYHVEVRGVCPRCKKQQVS, encoded by the coding sequence ATGCAGGCGCAGAAGGACGCTGTGCAGCTGTTGAAACATGCCGGCCTGCGCGTGACCCCGCAGCGAGAAGCCATTCTCCAGTTTTTGCTGAACTATAACGGTCATGCGACCGTGGACGATATTTACACGTCGCTCCAGGACCGCTTTCCTAGCATGAGCGTATCCACCGTCTACAATACAGTGAAGCAACTGTCGCAGGTGGGCCTTGTGAAGGAGATTGGCGTTGGCGACGGCGCGAGCCGGTTCGACATCAACGTCGAACCCCACCATCACCTCGTCTGCACGCGCTGCGGCGCGCTGTTCGACTTTTACCTCGAGGAGCCGATTCGCTTGTCCGTTCCGCCAGAGGCCGAGGGATTCGAAGTGGAAGACTACCACGTCGAGGTGCGCGGCGTCTGCCCGCGGTGCAAGAAGCAGCAGGTGTCGTGA
- a CDS encoding zinc-dependent alcohol dehydrogenase: MRQLVMEAPSRLHLCEAEAAGSPGTGQVRLHTIMGGICGSDTKVYHGHLRHANYPVRPGHELVARVVEVGEGVDLAPGDRVVIIPNTYCGECAPCRRGQTNVCVHKASIGINAPGGFAEDWLMEAKYAVPVPDEVSDVEAAMVEPFAVAWHAVHRARINVGDEVLVLGSGTEGALCAMLAQSLGARVTAADVREDRLAFVRGIVPGVRTALASELALDSYAVVIEAAGAPDAIATAVACVQPGGCIVALGLAEEARLPMQVFVRKEASLLGSIIYVRQDFEDALARLKGDPDLRHAFDNLCAGIWPLEAYAEAYRHALSGKPGKALIAFEGGASR, from the coding sequence ATGCGACAACTGGTGATGGAAGCGCCTTCGCGCTTGCACCTGTGCGAAGCAGAGGCGGCGGGATCGCCGGGAACCGGTCAGGTGCGGCTTCACACCATCATGGGCGGCATCTGCGGCTCGGATACCAAGGTGTATCACGGCCACCTGCGCCACGCGAACTATCCCGTCCGCCCAGGACATGAACTCGTGGCCCGCGTCGTCGAAGTGGGGGAAGGCGTGGACCTTGCGCCGGGCGATCGCGTCGTGATCATCCCCAACACCTATTGCGGCGAATGCGCGCCTTGCCGCCGCGGGCAGACCAACGTGTGCGTCCACAAGGCGTCCATTGGCATCAACGCGCCGGGGGGATTCGCGGAAGACTGGCTGATGGAGGCCAAGTACGCGGTGCCGGTGCCCGACGAGGTGAGCGACGTGGAGGCCGCGATGGTGGAACCGTTCGCCGTGGCGTGGCACGCTGTCCACCGGGCACGGATTAACGTGGGCGATGAGGTGCTTGTCCTGGGCAGCGGCACGGAGGGCGCGCTCTGCGCGATGCTGGCGCAGTCGCTCGGCGCCCGAGTGACGGCGGCGGACGTACGTGAGGATCGCTTGGCGTTCGTTCGAGGGATTGTGCCCGGGGTGCGGACGGCGCTCGCCTCGGAGCTCGCGCTCGACAGCTACGCGGTGGTCATCGAGGCCGCGGGTGCGCCGGACGCCATCGCCACGGCCGTGGCGTGCGTGCAACCAGGGGGTTGCATCGTCGCGCTGGGTCTGGCGGAGGAGGCGCGTCTCCCGATGCAGGTGTTCGTCCGCAAGGAGGCGTCCCTTCTCGGGTCCATCATCTACGTCCGACAGGACTTCGAGGACGCGCTCGCGCGACTGAAGGGCGATCCCGACCTGCGCCACGCCTTCGACAACCTGTGTGCGGGCATATGGCCGCTCGAGGCATACGCCGAGGCGTACCGTCACGCGCTTTCCGGCAAGCCAGGCAAGGCGCTCATCGCCTTCGAAGGAGGTGCATCGCGGTGA
- a CDS encoding amino acid permease: MATKGEVKAGLERASLRQALRMRHMTMISLGGVIGAGLFVGSGAVIQTTGPAAVVSYALAGFLVILIMRMLGEMATARPAVGSFAEYGRMALGEWAGFLMGWLYWYFWVIVVAVEATAGALTLHNWLFPGVPLWVLSLILLLLLTLSNLLSVRSYGEFEYWFAFIKVAAIVVFIVLAGLFVLGLWPGSRLNFSNLVSHGGFAPKGVGALFADVTTLIFSFFGSEIVTIAAAESKEPAKAVARATNSVIWRVLVFYVLSIFLIVTMIPWNDSKALASPYVSALSMLHIPGVAAAMNVVVITAVLSCLNSGLYTASRMLFALAYQGNAPKALLRTNRRGVPARAILFCTIVGYLSIIMDYVSPQHVFLFLLNSSGAVGLFIYLLIACSELVMRRRMEREGEQLKVRMWLYPFLTYLCIAAMTAVIVAMAFQPGDLSQLVLSLVSVAVLMVVYAVKRWYTGRGRRGGDAIRS; this comes from the coding sequence ATGGCAACGAAGGGAGAAGTCAAGGCGGGCCTTGAGCGCGCCTCTCTTCGCCAGGCGCTTCGCATGCGCCATATGACGATGATCTCGCTCGGCGGCGTGATTGGCGCAGGGCTATTTGTCGGCAGCGGTGCGGTCATCCAGACCACCGGACCGGCGGCGGTGGTGTCGTACGCGCTCGCGGGATTCCTCGTCATCCTCATCATGCGCATGCTGGGCGAGATGGCGACGGCGCGACCCGCGGTCGGGTCGTTCGCGGAGTACGGCCGGATGGCGCTCGGCGAGTGGGCTGGTTTTCTCATGGGTTGGCTATACTGGTACTTCTGGGTCATTGTCGTGGCAGTGGAGGCGACAGCGGGTGCGCTGACGCTCCATAACTGGCTGTTTCCAGGCGTGCCGCTTTGGGTCTTATCTCTCATTCTGCTCCTGCTATTGACGCTATCGAATCTGTTGTCCGTTCGGTCCTACGGCGAATTCGAGTACTGGTTCGCGTTTATCAAGGTGGCCGCCATCGTCGTCTTCATCGTGTTGGCGGGGCTGTTTGTGCTCGGCTTGTGGCCGGGATCTCGCCTGAACTTCTCCAACCTTGTCTCGCACGGCGGTTTCGCGCCGAAGGGCGTAGGAGCGCTGTTCGCCGACGTCACGACGCTCATCTTTTCGTTCTTCGGTTCGGAGATTGTGACCATCGCGGCGGCCGAGTCGAAGGAGCCTGCCAAGGCGGTGGCGCGGGCGACGAACTCCGTCATCTGGCGCGTGCTCGTGTTCTACGTCCTGTCCATCTTCCTGATTGTCACCATGATCCCTTGGAACGACAGCAAAGCGCTCGCGAGCCCGTACGTCAGCGCGCTCAGCATGCTGCACATCCCGGGCGTGGCGGCCGCGATGAACGTCGTCGTGATCACGGCCGTTCTGTCCTGCTTGAATTCCGGGCTGTACACCGCTTCGCGCATGCTGTTTGCGCTGGCGTATCAGGGGAATGCGCCGAAGGCGCTGCTCCGGACCAACCGGCGTGGCGTGCCGGCTCGGGCGATTTTGTTCTGCACCATCGTCGGTTATCTGTCCATCATCATGGATTACGTGTCGCCGCAGCACGTGTTCCTGTTCCTGTTGAACTCGTCCGGCGCCGTGGGACTCTTCATCTATCTGCTCATCGCCTGTTCGGAGCTCGTCATGCGCCGGCGCATGGAGCGGGAGGGCGAGCAACTCAAAGTGCGCATGTGGCTGTACCCGTTCCTGACGTACCTCTGCATCGCGGCCATGACCGCTGTGATTGTGGCCATGGCGTTCCAGCCAGGCGACCTTTCGCAGTTGGTGCTGAGCTTGGTGAGCGTGGCGGTGCTCATGGTGGTGTATGCGGTCAAGCGGTGGTATACAGGGCGCGGCAGGCGCGGGGGAGATGCAATCCGGTCGTAA
- a CDS encoding long-chain-fatty-acid--CoA ligase, whose protein sequence is MRVPLTPVDWLRRARKLYPHKIAVVDGEKRFTYSEFSSRVGRLSHALLELGVAQGSKVAVLCPNTHPMLEAFFGICQLGAIIVPINIRLQPEEIAYILDHSESEVLIVDSEWGHVVEPILRGRSGLRHVIQIASHDSPLDACDYEALLERASDDPIETHIDEDQPISINYTSGTTSRPKGVVLTHRNSYLNAADFLFHLRVAHDDVYLHTLPLFHVNGWGGVWAITAVGGTHICLRKVDPAVILRLYVNEGVTLACAAPTVLNMILQHPDVEHVRLNRRTRMATAGSPPPAAVIEKAEKFLQMEILHVYGLTETSPFITYCEWTQAHERLQGDARARAKARKGVEMVFAGEVKVVREDGQEVAWNGQEVGEIVARGNVVMDGYYKNPDETAKVIRDGWFHTGDLAVVHPDGHIEIVDRLKDIIISGGENVSSVEVEGVLYEHPDVIEAGVVSRPDDQWGEVPVAFVVKKLGEVLTEEELRAFCRARLAHFKVPKAFYFVDQLPRTATGKLQKFKLREMLWAGMEKRVH, encoded by the coding sequence ATGAGAGTTCCGCTCACGCCTGTCGATTGGCTGCGCCGGGCGCGCAAGCTTTATCCACACAAGATCGCTGTGGTGGATGGTGAGAAAAGATTTACGTACAGTGAATTCTCGAGCCGCGTCGGCCGGCTCTCCCATGCCCTGCTGGAGCTTGGTGTGGCCCAAGGTTCCAAGGTCGCGGTGCTGTGTCCCAACACCCATCCCATGCTTGAAGCTTTCTTTGGCATCTGCCAGTTGGGTGCCATCATTGTGCCCATCAACATTCGCCTCCAGCCGGAAGAAATCGCTTACATTCTCGATCACAGCGAGAGCGAGGTGCTCATTGTCGATAGTGAGTGGGGTCATGTGGTGGAACCCATCCTACGCGGACGATCAGGACTGCGCCACGTCATTCAGATTGCAAGCCACGATTCGCCCCTCGATGCTTGCGACTACGAGGCATTGCTTGAGCGCGCTTCGGATGACCCCATTGAGACCCACATTGATGAAGATCAGCCGATCAGTATCAATTACACGAGTGGGACGACCTCACGGCCCAAGGGCGTGGTCCTCACGCACCGCAACAGTTACCTCAACGCGGCCGACTTTTTGTTCCATCTTCGCGTCGCGCATGATGATGTGTACTTGCATACCCTGCCTCTGTTTCATGTGAACGGCTGGGGAGGGGTGTGGGCCATCACGGCGGTGGGCGGCACGCACATCTGTCTGCGCAAGGTGGATCCGGCGGTCATCCTTCGCCTGTATGTGAACGAGGGGGTGACCCTCGCGTGCGCAGCGCCAACGGTTCTCAACATGATCCTTCAACACCCTGATGTGGAGCACGTGCGACTGAATCGCCGCACTCGCATGGCCACGGCGGGTTCCCCGCCGCCTGCGGCCGTGATCGAGAAGGCGGAAAAATTTCTTCAAATGGAAATTTTGCACGTTTATGGTCTGACGGAAACCTCTCCGTTCATTACCTATTGCGAGTGGACGCAGGCCCATGAGCGGCTCCAAGGTGACGCTCGCGCGCGGGCCAAGGCGAGGAAAGGAGTGGAAATGGTCTTTGCCGGAGAAGTGAAGGTGGTGCGCGAGGACGGTCAGGAAGTAGCGTGGAATGGTCAGGAGGTAGGCGAAATTGTGGCGCGCGGCAACGTCGTCATGGATGGTTACTACAAAAATCCGGACGAAACGGCCAAGGTCATTCGCGATGGATGGTTTCACACGGGCGATCTGGCGGTTGTCCACCCGGATGGGCACATCGAAATTGTCGATCGGCTGAAGGATATCATCATTTCGGGTGGCGAGAACGTGTCGTCTGTGGAGGTCGAGGGCGTGCTCTATGAGCATCCCGACGTCATTGAGGCTGGGGTTGTATCGAGGCCGGACGATCAGTGGGGCGAGGTTCCCGTTGCATTCGTCGTGAAGAAGCTGGGGGAGGTATTGACGGAAGAGGAGCTAAGGGCGTTTTGCCGGGCGCGACTTGCTCACTTCAAGGTGCCGAAGGCATTCTACTTCGTGGATCAGTTGCCTCGAACAGCGACGGGCAAGCTTCAGAAGTTTAAGCTTCGCGAAATGCTGTGGGCTGGCATGGAGAAACGGGTTCACTGA
- the ahpF gene encoding alkyl hydroperoxide reductase subunit F: protein MVLDDDIREQLKQYLELMEGDVVIRVAPGSDDASRDMMELVNELKSMSSKIHVEEADLPRRPSFSVNRPGEDTGIVFAGAPLGHEFTSLVLALLHVSGRPPKVEESVIRQIQSLEGTYEFETYVSLSCHNCPDVVQALNLMSVLNPNIRHTMIDGAVFKSEVEEKNVMAVPTVYLNGEFFESGRMSVEDILAKLGSQADVSDLNARDPYDVLVIGGGPAGASAAIYAARKGIRTGIVVDRFGGQVNDTLGIENFISVKYTEGPTFAAQLEEHVRHYNIDIIKSQRAKQLRKGDLIEVDLESGATLRSKTVIIATGARWRNLGVPGEKELQTKGVAYCPHCDGPLFQGKRVAVIGGGNSGVEAAIDLAGLASHVTVLEFLPQLKADEILQKRLFSLPNVTVLTNVETKEILGTERVTGIRYADRATGEEHQLELEGVFVQIGLVPNTEWLGDFVEKTRFGEIVVDSRGQTSVEGVFAAGDCTNVPYKQIIISMGSGATAALGAFDYLIRH from the coding sequence ATGGTGCTCGACGATGACATTCGAGAGCAACTGAAGCAGTACCTCGAGCTCATGGAAGGCGACGTCGTGATCCGGGTTGCGCCCGGGTCCGACGACGCCTCCCGCGATATGATGGAGCTCGTGAACGAATTGAAATCGATGTCGTCCAAGATTCACGTGGAAGAGGCTGATCTTCCGCGGCGCCCGAGCTTCAGCGTGAACCGCCCAGGCGAGGACACGGGCATCGTGTTTGCCGGCGCACCGCTTGGACACGAGTTCACCTCGCTGGTTTTGGCGCTGCTCCACGTGAGTGGTCGGCCGCCCAAGGTGGAAGAGTCGGTCATTCGACAAATTCAGAGCCTCGAGGGCACGTACGAATTCGAGACGTACGTCAGCCTAAGTTGCCACAACTGCCCGGATGTCGTGCAGGCTCTCAACCTGATGAGTGTCCTGAATCCGAACATTCGGCACACCATGATTGACGGCGCCGTGTTCAAATCGGAAGTCGAAGAGAAGAACGTGATGGCGGTGCCGACGGTGTATCTCAACGGGGAGTTCTTCGAGAGCGGTCGGATGTCGGTGGAGGACATTCTCGCGAAGCTCGGCAGCCAAGCGGACGTCTCCGACCTGAATGCGCGCGATCCGTACGACGTCCTGGTGATTGGCGGCGGCCCCGCGGGCGCGAGTGCGGCCATTTACGCGGCCCGCAAGGGCATTCGAACCGGCATCGTGGTGGACCGGTTCGGCGGCCAGGTGAACGACACGCTCGGCATCGAGAACTTCATCAGCGTGAAATACACCGAAGGGCCGACGTTCGCCGCCCAGCTTGAGGAACATGTCCGCCATTACAATATCGACATTATCAAATCTCAACGCGCGAAACAATTGCGAAAAGGCGATCTCATCGAGGTCGATCTCGAAAGCGGTGCGACGCTCAGGTCGAAGACGGTCATCATCGCGACAGGTGCGCGCTGGCGCAACCTGGGCGTCCCTGGCGAGAAGGAGTTGCAGACCAAGGGCGTGGCCTACTGCCCGCACTGCGACGGCCCGCTCTTCCAGGGCAAGCGCGTGGCCGTGATCGGCGGCGGCAACTCTGGCGTCGAGGCGGCCATCGATCTCGCCGGGCTCGCGTCGCACGTCACCGTGCTCGAGTTTTTGCCGCAGCTAAAGGCAGACGAGATCTTGCAAAAGCGGCTCTTCAGTCTGCCCAACGTCACGGTGCTTACGAACGTGGAGACGAAGGAGATCCTCGGCACGGAGCGCGTGACGGGCATTCGCTACGCCGATCGCGCCACGGGCGAGGAGCACCAGTTGGAGCTCGAAGGCGTGTTCGTGCAGATTGGCCTCGTGCCGAACACGGAGTGGCTCGGCGATTTCGTCGAGAAGACGAGGTTCGGTGAGATTGTCGTCGATAGCCGTGGCCAGACGAGCGTCGAGGGCGTGTTTGCGGCGGGCGACTGCACCAATGTGCCGTACAAGCAGATTATCATCTCCATGGGCTCCGGCGCGACCGCCGCGCTCGGCGCGTTTGACTACCTGATTCGTCACTGA